GGTATGGTTTTTCGCATAACCGCTGCATATTGGTTGTTAGCTTAATTTCGGCGGAAGAAACGTTACGAAAAGGTTTAGAAGCCCTTCAGTCCTATCTTAAATAATTAAGAATTGCAGTTTTTTGGGCCAAGGCATCCGCTTTTCCTAATTCAAAAGTTTCCCTAACTCCTTTTGGATTGGTATAATCAAAAGAGGTAATCGGTAAAGGTTTAGAAGGAGTCATCAAATAGGTTTTTGCCAATAATTCTGGGTCTTTACCCACAATCGTATTCGGTTCATAATGAATTCCGATGATTTTGGCGTTAGGCGAAAAAGTTTCGATGACCATATTATTGGTGAGTCCCCCATCCAAATAATATTCATCATCAACCGATTGAAAGTCCACAATGGGAGGAATGGAAGATGAGTTCATAATGAATTGTTCTATTGTTTCTGAATTCACAAAGTCTTTTTCTGTAAAATCCACATCCACCATATTCCATTTTTTAATCATCTCGGCAGTCCGGTTCGCAGGGATTCCATCCGACCGGTCTCGATCATCCAAAATAAAGGCCCTACCTGTTTCAGAGATGAGCCTTGCCAAACGAAACTTATTCTTTAGCGAATCTTCCTTGGGATGAGCTTTCACTGAATGGATCCAAACTTTGGCACCTGATTCCAAAACCTTATCGAACTTCATTCCAAAACGAATGGTTCGCCGATACATATCTTCGTGTGGAAAGGTAGATTCTCCCCGAAGAAAATTCGAAAAATGAAAGTTACGCGAATTGCGTTTTGTGATTTCTTCAAAGTATTCAACTGATTCTTCTTCTGTTTGGGAGAGAATACAAAGGGCCATAGCAGCACCCGCAGAAACTCCAGAAACTTCAGTGAAACGAACCCCCCATTCACGGAGAGTTTTTCCAACCCCCAAAGCATAAAATGCCTTACATCCACCCCCGGCAATGGCAAGAGAAGCATCATAAGAGGGAAATATTTTGACTAGTGTTTGTAATACTTGTTCTCGAACGCCCATAAAATCGACAAATTCTATTCCCCTTCCCAACGAAAGCATAGAGTGTTGTTTTCTCCTAAAAATCTGTCAAAGTATAAACTAGCGCGACAATCGTCTTCGGTCGCAAGAAAGAAATCATATCCACCAGCTGGATATTTAATTTTGCAACAGCCTTTTTTGTCCTTACGATCGGGAGGTTGGCGTACCGATTTGTCTTGGCCCTTTAGATCTCCAAGAGTCGGAGGCAATTCTTGTCTTGGGTTAGCACTTCTTTCGAATACAAATAATAGAGATAGTAAGAGAAATACTAGTAATGTTCGCATTCTATACAAGTAGACAACCCTGAATCGATACAAGTTCGGCAATTCCTAAAAAACTCATGAATTAAGTTCAATCGTACATAATGTATTTCTACTGAATAGGAAATATTTTTCTTTACCCATTTACGAAATCTTTTATAATCTCCCCACTAATCATCCTTTGGGGACACCAATGAACAACACTAGATTACAATACCATGCGACGGGAGGGCAACTCTTCATACTTTTATTGAAGAATATGTTTCTCACCGTAGTAACTTTAGGGATATATAGCTTTTGGGCAAGAACCAACGTACAAAAGTTTATGGCAGAAAATTTGGAATGGGCAGGAGAACGTTTTTCCTTCCACGGAACAGGAAAAGAGAGATTCATTGGTTTCCTCAAGGCATTAGGAATTTTCATAGTCCTTTATATTGGAATCTATATCATTCAAACCATCCTTTCTTACATTCCCATCCCTTATTTCGGTATGATCGTAGGGTATCTCCTAACACTCGGGGTATTCCTGGCACTCGTTCCTATTATTGTAGTAGGTGGCCGAAAGTATCTTACTTCACGTACCGGATACCGTAACCTACGTTTTGGGTTCGATGGAAAGATTTTGGAAGTTGCAAAACTTTACGGAAAAGGCATTCTATTAACAATCATTACATTAGGAATTTATTACCCTTGGTTTTTTGCTGAAAAAGAAGCTTACATACAAAGCAAAACAAGATATGGAAATACAAACTTCGGATTTTCGGCAGAAGGTAAGGAAATCTTTTTCCTCTATTTAAAAGGGTTTCTTTTGAGTATCGTAACTCTTGGAATCTACTATTCTTGGTTTTTGGCAGATGTTCAAAACTACATTTGGAATCGTACAAGTTTCCAAGGGAAAAAATTTAGATCCGATATCACTGGTGGCAAAATTTTTGTTAATTTTCTCATCGCTTATTTAATTATCCTATTTACTTTAGGAATTGGATTTGCTTGGGTTGTCGTCCGAATGACCAAACTCTTCATCGAGTCAGTTAGTTTGGAGGCAGAGGTTGATTTCTCTACCATTTCAGCACAACCAGATGCCAAGGCGAATGCTACCGCGGAAGGTTTGGAAGCACTTGCGGAAACTTTAGAAGCCTTCCTCACTTAAACATTGTTTCAAAACCAAACATTTACATCCCGATATTTTGACGGAGTATCAGCGGTCCCTGAGGAAGGGACCGTTCTGATTCATGGTCAGACCATAGATTTTTCATCTGGAGATACTGCCCACAAACTAGGTATCTCTCAATTTACGGAATTCACTTTGACGCATAAAGGTTGTAAGTTGGTCTTATTACCTGACGAGGTAAAAGAAAGTCCAGTTTTGGAAATTTTCTGCTCCAAAGAAGATGCAAAAAAAATAGAATCCATTTGGATCCAAACAAAAAAATCGCAAAGCCATGCGCATGCGTTTTTTTATTCCATCAGAGAGATGAACCCTTTCATACTCGGGGTCCTATCCATTGTCATAATTGCCGTAATAGGCTTTTTTTATTTTAAAGGATTGGAATTAGTTACCAACTTCATTCCTGTTTCTCTAGACAAATCACTCGGTGAATCCGTTCAACTCAAAATGGATGCACAGTTTGAAGCTTGTAATACGAAAGCAACAGACAAATTCTTTTCGGAAGCGTTGAAGAAAGTTGTACCAAAAGGTAGTTCACACCAATTCAAAGTTTCAGTCATAGGCTCAGCCATTCCCAATGCCTTTGCCCTTTCCAACGGAAAGATCTATTTTTTCTCTGGATTGTTAAACGATGCCAAATCACAAGAAGAAGTCATTGGTGTATTAGCTCATGAAATTGCCCATGTGGAAAAAAGACACCATATGAGAAATTTAGTAAAGGCGGGTGGGACTTCACTTGCGATCAGTTTGATTGTTGGTCCTGGACTCGGAAATATGGAATTTTTAGAAACATTTACGGAACTTGGATCCACCATTCTTGTTCTAAAGTTTTCAAGGGATTTTGAAACGGAAGCGGATATAACTTCTATCGAATATTTAAAAAACCAAAACCTCTCTACCTCGGGCCTCCTCACATTCTTCAAACGAATGCAGGAACTAGAAAAAGGAATTACCGAATCTGAGGACAATCCTTCAGATGCCAATGCCAAGGATGATGAAGTAGTTACCAAATCACTGACTGATTTTTTAAGCACACATCCTGCCACTGATGAAAGAATGAAAACATTAGAATCCTTGATTCAATCTAGTAAAAAAGGTTCCGTAAAAAAAATTGTTTCGGACTCCACTTGGAAAGAAGTTCAGTCCGTTTGTTTGGATTTTAAAAATTCGGATTCTAAGTGATTGTAAATTTGTTCTAAAGTTTCGCTTAAACTATGTTTGTTTTTCCAACCAAGTGCTTTTAATTTAGAATTATCTCCGTACACTTTGGATGTTTCAGACGCTCTCACTCGTCCGGCATCCACTTCAAATTGTATATCATGTCCAGAAAATTTGACTAACTCTTCCACCATATAGCGGATACTTCTTTCTTCCCCAGAACAGATATTGTAAATTTCGCCAGATTCACCCTTTTCAATTAAAGTCAAATATCCGCTAACGATATCTTCTACATGAGAAAAATCTCGAGTAGGTTCTAAATCCCCAACGGAAATGGTCGACTTTCCCCTATGTTTGGCTTCGATGATTTGGGAACAAAAATTAGGAATCACAAACTCTTTCCTTTGTCCAATCCCAATATGATTGAATGGTCGAGCTATTACGGCGGAAACAAAAGGGCTATAATGGGCATACTGTCTGCAATAAGATTCCGCAGCTAATTTGCTACCTGCATAAGGATTTACCGGATTTGGTAAAAAAGATTCTTTCAACGGAAGCAGTGAGAGGTTTTGTTTCCCATATACATCTGCAGAGGAAACGTACAACATTTTACATGGCCGTTGGAGGCGATGTAAGGATTCTAATAGATTCAATGTCCCTCCAACATTGATTTCTTCCGTTTCCCAAGGATTTTCGATGGCAATAGGAACAAAGGCCTGGGCTGCTAAATGGATGAGAACATCCGGCTGGATCTCTTCTAGATTCTTAAGAACAGTTTTTCGGTCGCGAATGTCACCTTGAAAACAATGGATTTGGGATTCGCCTTGGGCTTCAAGTGCAGGAAGTAGATAACTTCCGACGAATCCGCTGGCTCCGGTGACTAAAGTTTGTTTTTTTTTCATAGAAAAGGGAAATTTCCGATTCGGCCTTAAGATTTAGTTGCCATTCTTCCAATTTTTCAAATCCTCTCAACAAAAGAAAGAAAACTGTGGAAGACAAAAAGAAATTCAATCCCTCCCCCTTTGTCGAAATCCGCGACCCACAGTTAAACGTATCGGAATTGATTCAAGGAATCGAATCTAAGATCCCACTGGATCCAAGTCAAACTCCCAATTGGAGAGAACTCACAAAGATCAGTTACAAACCAGAATCGCCACAAGGATTTAGAAGATTTGATCCCGCGGGAACGGCCCATCTCTTTGAAAAAGGGATTTCTAGCCCCAAGTTTTCGAACCCAAAATTTTGGTTTATCAAAGGGCCAATTAAATATGTCATCAGTCGCCTAATCTCCGTTTACGGATTAATTGACAAAAAACTTTCTGAAAATAGAATTCGTGCATTTTTTTCTGTTCTACACGAGTTGGTTCGTTTGGGAAAGAGAATAGAACAAATCGAAAGCAGATTCGACGGATTTTATCGTGATCATTTGTTACACGGTTCCTCTGATGAATTGCCTAACTTTGGTTGGGCGGTAAATTCATACTTTACTGATGCAGGTTCAAACCCTGCTTGGAAACTCGCATTAGAAGATTTTTCTAAGACGGAAGAAATTACAGTGTTATTTCCAGAATGGGGGGACATTCTAAAACAACTTTCAATAAAGAAAATTCCTTTCCATTGCATCACTTCTCATGAAAGCGAATTTTCATTCATTCAAAGCAAAATCACTGCGACGGTTCAATTGGAAAAGAAACTATTTCCATTAAAACAAATCCTAAAGAAATCGGCAGATGTTTTAGTCTATTTACCTTTAAACCGATTTCCTTCTTTCTGGATCGAAAGAATATTTGCTGAAATTTCAGACTCCCTTCACAACGGAAATCATTTGTACTTTTCTGTTTCCGCAAAACCAAATAGCGCCAATCGGCCTTTTCGCGATCTAGAAGTTTCCGAAATTGACTTGGACCAACTGCCACACTATCTAGAGACTCTCGGTTTTAAACAAGTTCGAGATCTTTCTGCAACGGAAGATACGAAAGTATATAGATACACAAAATTTGATACATGAATGTTTTTCAACATTTAGATGAACTAAAAGATTCTGATGGCGTGGGAAACGATGCAATGGGACTTGCAGAAGTTTTCATTTCCCTTGGTTACAAATCACATTTTATTACAAGATTGGAAAGAAAGGGAAAACCTTTAGAAAGCCAATTCCATTTAGTAAATTCGTTTCAGTATCCCACAACTTCCAAAGACATCCACATCTTACATTACGGTGGTGCAGGTTATCCTTATAGTTTATTCCAAAATTTACCAGGTAAAAAGATCTTAAGATTTCACAACATAACGCCTGCTTATTTTTACAAAGATTCAACAACTCCCGAGATTTTTTTAGCCATGGAAAAATTTGAATCTTTGTCTTATTTGGAAATCGCAAGTTTATCCATTATTTGTGATTCTATTTGGTGTGATTCTGAATTTAACTTCCAAACGGTTTCTGAATACCAATTCAGAAATCCGTATGTAATTCCAATTTGCAAAACCTATCATGTTAAATCCTCGATTGAATCCGAAATTCGAGACCATTCTTTGGTTTTTGTAGGACGATATTCACCTCAAAAGAAATGGGAAGACTTAATTGATCTTTTCTCTTATTGGATAAAGGAATTTCCTGATGCTCATTGTTTTTGTATCGGTTCTGTCATTGGAGCTTTCGATGGGTACTTCGACAAACTAACGGAAGTTGTGCGGAATTTAAAATTGGAGGAGAGAGTCCATTTTTTAACCGGAAAGTCTGATTTAGAAGTGATTTCCATTCTAAAGAAATCTGGTGCCTTCGTTTCCATGAGTGAACATGAAGGTTTTTGTTTACCGATTCTGGAAGCTTTTGGAGCAGGAATTCCTGTCTTTGCCTATTCCGCAGGTGCGATTCCGGGAACCATGCAGGGTGCAGGTTACTTATTTCATTCAAAAAATTTTCCCTTAATGGTAAAAGAAATAAAAGAGAATTCATTTCAAAAGGAAAAACGAACTTCCTTAGTTTCCGATCAATTCAAAATATTGGAATCTTATAACCAATTTCCATTTCCAGATGTGATTTCTGGTATTCTTGACTCTGGTATCCAATGAACATACACCAATTTTCCGCAGGATTTCAGTTAGGTGACGCAATCTCTCAAGAGATGTTAGAAATCAAACGTTTACTTTCTAAAGAAGGCTATACTGGAAAAATTTTTGCGGAAAACGTATTTTCTTATGATAGGAAGTATGCAGAAAAAATTACCAAAGCAAAAATCAAACCAAATGATGTATTGGTTTACCACCATTCGATTCATAGCGAAGTTTTAGATTTTATTTTAAAATATCCAAACAGAAAAATCCTAATTTATCACAATGTCACACCGGAAGATTTTTTTAGTGGGTATGATCTTAAGTTTTCTTATTTATTGCGAAAGGGAAGAGAAGATTTAGAAATTATTAAGAACCACTTCCATCATTCGTTTGCCGTTTCTCATTTTAACTTAAGCGAATTACGAGAGATAGGATTTGAACATGTTCGCCTGCTCCCACTTCACCTAAACTTTCAAAAATGGAAAGACGTTCCACGTGATCTCAAACTAAAATCATTTACAAACCCTTCCTTTTTGTTTGTTGGTCGTATTGCACCGAACAAACGCCAAGATGATTTAATACGTTTTGCAAGAACATGGAAATCAAAAATGGGAAATCAGTTCTCTTTGCGCATGCTTGGTTTTTGTAACCCGAACCAACAATCTTACTTGGACGAACTTAATTTTATGATCCATCACTTAGATCTTACAGAGGAAGTAAAAATTATTTCTTATGTTGATGAAACAATGTTAAAAAAGATTTACTCAGAAAGTAACATGTTTTTATCGATGAGTGAACATGAAGGTTTTTGTGTTCCGCTTATGGAAGCAATGTATTTCCACCTACCTGTGGTTGCTTTTGCCGCAGGAGCCATCCCGGAAACCTTAAATCAATCTGGCATTCTTTTTGCATCGAAAGATTTCGATTCGCTTGTTCCTCTCGTTGATTCCATTTTCAAAAAGTCAGAGCTTCGAAATTCAATCATTGGTTCTCAAAACATTAGATTAAATGAATATTTACAATCCACTAGCATTCTGCCTCTACTTGAAGTAGTGAGAGATTAACTATGGCAAAAATTTTAATAATCACAGCGCGTTTTTTGGAAAATGCTTCTGGTGGTGCTGAAAAATTAGCTTATGACTACGCATCAATTCTAGCGGAATCCAATGATGTTACAGTTTGTACTTCTTGTGCCAAAGATTATGTAAGTTGGAAAAATGAATTTTCCAAAGGAGAAACTAGAGAAAATTCCATTCGAATCCTTCGATTTCCAGTATCCCAAACTCGGAATATGGTGAAGATGAATCGCATTCTAGACCAATGTTTAAAAAAAGGAGATTCTGTTTCTGAAAAAGAACAGTTCGAGTTTCTAAAAGAACAGGGACCTTTTTGTCCAGACTTAGTAAACTACGTTATCAAAGATCAGAATTCTTATGACATTGCGATTCTTATCGGATATCTTTATTATCCTGTTGTCACAAGTATTCCTAATTTAAAAATTCCCTTTGTCATCGTACCCACATTTCATGATGAACCT
The sequence above is drawn from the Leptospira sp. WS4.C2 genome and encodes:
- a CDS encoding patatin-like phospholipase family protein, yielding MLSLGRGIEFVDFMGVREQVLQTLVKIFPSYDASLAIAGGGCKAFYALGVGKTLREWGVRFTEVSGVSAGAAMALCILSQTEEESVEYFEEITKRNSRNFHFSNFLRGESTFPHEDMYRRTIRFGMKFDKVLESGAKVWIHSVKAHPKEDSLKNKFRLARLISETGRAFILDDRDRSDGIPANRTAEMIKKWNMVDVDFTEKDFVNSETIEQFIMNSSSIPPIVDFQSVDDEYYLDGGLTNNMVIETFSPNAKIIGIHYEPNTIVGKDPELLAKTYLMTPSKPLPITSFDYTNPKGVRETFELGKADALAQKTAILNYLR
- a CDS encoding YjgN family protein; protein product: MNNTRLQYHATGGQLFILLLKNMFLTVVTLGIYSFWARTNVQKFMAENLEWAGERFSFHGTGKERFIGFLKALGIFIVLYIGIYIIQTILSYIPIPYFGMIVGYLLTLGVFLALVPIIVVGGRKYLTSRTGYRNLRFGFDGKILEVAKLYGKGILLTIITLGIYYPWFFAEKEAYIQSKTRYGNTNFGFSAEGKEIFFLYLKGFLLSIVTLGIYYSWFLADVQNYIWNRTSFQGKKFRSDITGGKIFVNFLIAYLIILFTLGIGFAWVVVRMTKLFIESVSLEAEVDFSTISAQPDAKANATAEGLEALAETLEAFLT
- a CDS encoding M48 family metallopeptidase; translated protein: MTHKGCKLVLLPDEVKESPVLEIFCSKEDAKKIESIWIQTKKSQSHAHAFFYSIREMNPFILGVLSIVIIAVIGFFYFKGLELVTNFIPVSLDKSLGESVQLKMDAQFEACNTKATDKFFSEALKKVVPKGSSHQFKVSVIGSAIPNAFALSNGKIYFFSGLLNDAKSQEEVIGVLAHEIAHVEKRHHMRNLVKAGGTSLAISLIVGPGLGNMEFLETFTELGSTILVLKFSRDFETEADITSIEYLKNQNLSTSGLLTFFKRMQELEKGITESEDNPSDANAKDDEVVTKSLTDFLSTHPATDERMKTLESLIQSSKKGSVKKIVSDSTWKEVQSVCLDFKNSDSK
- a CDS encoding GDP-mannose 4,6-dehydratase, whose translation is MKKKQTLVTGASGFVGSYLLPALEAQGESQIHCFQGDIRDRKTVLKNLEEIQPDVLIHLAAQAFVPIAIENPWETEEINVGGTLNLLESLHRLQRPCKMLYVSSADVYGKQNLSLLPLKESFLPNPVNPYAGSKLAAESYCRQYAHYSPFVSAVIARPFNHIGIGQRKEFVIPNFCSQIIEAKHRGKSTISVGDLEPTRDFSHVEDIVSGYLTLIEKGESGEIYNICSGEERSIRYMVEELVKFSGHDIQFEVDAGRVRASETSKVYGDNSKLKALGWKNKHSLSETLEQIYNHLESEFLKSKQTD
- a CDS encoding glycosyltransferase family 4 protein, whose translation is MNVFQHLDELKDSDGVGNDAMGLAEVFISLGYKSHFITRLERKGKPLESQFHLVNSFQYPTTSKDIHILHYGGAGYPYSLFQNLPGKKILRFHNITPAYFYKDSTTPEIFLAMEKFESLSYLEIASLSIICDSIWCDSEFNFQTVSEYQFRNPYVIPICKTYHVKSSIESEIRDHSLVFVGRYSPQKKWEDLIDLFSYWIKEFPDAHCFCIGSVIGAFDGYFDKLTEVVRNLKLEERVHFLTGKSDLEVISILKKSGAFVSMSEHEGFCLPILEAFGAGIPVFAYSAGAIPGTMQGAGYLFHSKNFPLMVKEIKENSFQKEKRTSLVSDQFKILESYNQFPFPDVISGILDSGIQ
- a CDS encoding glycosyltransferase family 4 protein — translated: MNIHQFSAGFQLGDAISQEMLEIKRLLSKEGYTGKIFAENVFSYDRKYAEKITKAKIKPNDVLVYHHSIHSEVLDFILKYPNRKILIYHNVTPEDFFSGYDLKFSYLLRKGREDLEIIKNHFHHSFAVSHFNLSELREIGFEHVRLLPLHLNFQKWKDVPRDLKLKSFTNPSFLFVGRIAPNKRQDDLIRFARTWKSKMGNQFSLRMLGFCNPNQQSYLDELNFMIHHLDLTEEVKIISYVDETMLKKIYSESNMFLSMSEHEGFCVPLMEAMYFHLPVVAFAAGAIPETLNQSGILFASKDFDSLVPLVDSIFKKSELRNSIIGSQNIRLNEYLQSTSILPLLEVVRD